A region from the Stutzerimonas stutzeri genome encodes:
- the znuB gene encoding zinc ABC transporter permease subunit ZnuB, producing MPDFLLNALLAGLALALVAGPLGSFVVWRRMAYFGDTLSHSALLGVALGLMLEVNLTLAVIVCCVLLAVLLVTLQQRQPLASDTLLGILAHSSLSLGLVSLSFMQDVRIDLMAYLFGDLLAVSTTDLAWIIAGSAIVLLALIPLWRPLLAVTVHEELAKVEGLPVTAIRLSLMLLIAMVIAVAMKIVGVLLITSLLIIPAAAAQRHARTPEQMALGASLTGLLAVGMGLSLSWYEDTPAGPSIVVSAAALFLLSFAWRRRT from the coding sequence ATGCCTGATTTTCTCCTCAATGCACTCCTCGCCGGCCTGGCGCTGGCACTGGTTGCCGGCCCGCTTGGCTCCTTCGTGGTCTGGCGGCGCATGGCCTATTTCGGCGACACCCTCTCGCATTCCGCGCTGCTCGGCGTGGCGCTGGGGTTGATGCTGGAGGTCAACCTGACCCTGGCGGTCATCGTTTGCTGCGTGCTGCTGGCGGTATTGCTGGTCACCCTGCAACAGCGCCAACCGCTGGCGTCGGACACCTTGCTGGGTATCCTTGCCCACAGCAGCCTCTCGCTCGGCCTGGTATCGCTGAGCTTCATGCAGGACGTACGCATCGACCTGATGGCCTATCTGTTCGGCGACCTGCTGGCGGTGAGCACGACTGACCTGGCGTGGATCATCGCTGGCAGCGCGATCGTCCTGCTGGCGCTGATCCCGCTGTGGCGGCCTCTGCTGGCGGTAACCGTGCACGAAGAACTGGCGAAGGTGGAAGGACTGCCGGTTACGGCCATCCGCTTATCGCTGATGCTGCTGATCGCCATGGTCATCGCCGTGGCGATGAAAATCGTAGGCGTGCTGTTAATCACCTCGCTGCTGATCATACCCGCCGCGGCAGCCCAGCGCCATGCGCGCACCCCGGAGCAGATGGCCCTGGGTGCCAGCCTGACCGGGCTGCTCGCCGTCGGCATGGGGTTGTCGCTGTCGTGGTACGAGGATACCCCGGCCGGCCCGTCGATCGTGGTGTCGGCGGCGGCACTGTTCCTGCTCAGCTTTGCCTGGCGGCGCAGGACCTAG